A section of the Cololabis saira isolate AMF1-May2022 chromosome 16, fColSai1.1, whole genome shotgun sequence genome encodes:
- the pax1a gene encoding LOW QUALITY PROTEIN: paired box protein Pax-1a (The sequence of the model RefSeq protein was modified relative to this genomic sequence to represent the inferred CDS: deleted 1 base in 1 codon), producing MKIVSVPLCVAVTCSQKKEGQRVAAVGPDCKRSTAFSSFGTHSSRPPSFSDFAGTHSGRTPNISQHLQIYREMEQTYGEVNQLGGVFVNGRPLPNAIRLRIVELAQLGIRPCDISRQLRVSHGCVSKILARYNETGSILPGAIGGSKPRVTTPNVVKNIREYKQNDPGIFAWEIRDRLLADGVCDKTNVPSVSSISRILRNKIGNLSQPNQYESSKQGSAQAGLPYNHIYPYSYPNMSPTSGKMGSPGVPAGHVSISRAWPSPHTVSNILGIRAFMDPAAIAAADGYPPKMEEWSGVSRASFPAPHTVNGIDKSAIEADIKYAQPSSTLSSYVSACAYSPSNQYGVYSGPAGGYVAPGHHHWQAQSPALSHPGSGMSMHAGEIHSPMAFKHQSREDRKPPSPLSKQQQQHEDLNSVHGLSLATSSS from the exons ATGAAGATCGTTTCGGTGCCATTGTGCGTTGCAGTCACTTGCtcccaaaaaaaagaagggcAGCGCGTTGCAGCAGTCGGACCAGATTGCAAGAGGTCCAcggctttttcttcttttgggaCTCATTCTTCTCGCCCCCCTTCTTTCTCCGACTTCGCTGGGACGCATTCTGGAAGGACACCTAATATATCTCAGCATCTCCAAATATATAGGGAAATGG AGCAAACCTATGGAGAGGTGAACCAGCTGGGCGGCGTGTTTGTGAATGGGAGACCCCTGCCCAACGCCATACGGCTGCGGATCGTGGAGCTGGCCCAGCTCGGGATCAGACCCTGCGACATCAGCCGGCAGCTGAGAGTGTCCCACGGCTGCGTGAGCAAGATTTTGGCGAGGTACAACGAGACCGGCTCCATCTTGCCCGGTGCCATCGGCGGGAGCAAGCCGCGCGTCACGACGCCTAACGTGGTGAAAAACATCAGGGAATACAAACAAAACGATCCCGGGATCTTTGCCTGGGAGATCCGGGACAGGCTCTTGGCTGACGGCGTTTGTGACAAGACAAAC GTCCCCTCTGTTAGCTCGATCAGTAGGATTTTACGCAACAAGATTGGAAACCTCTCCCAGCCGAACCAGTACGAGAGCAGCAAGCAGGGCTCCGCGCAGGCCGGGCTCCCCTACAACCACATTTACCCCTATTCCTACCCCAACATGTCGCCCACCAGCGGGAAAATGGGCAGCCCTGGAGTACCAGCCGGGCATGTGAGCATATCCAGGGCCTGGCCTTCTCCACACACCGTCAGCAACATCTTGGGAATACGAGCGTTCATGGATCctgcag CAATAGCTGCGGCAGACGGCTATCCACCAAAGATGGAGGAGTGGAGTGGCGTCAGCAGAGCGAGTTTCCCAGCGCCTCACACTGTCAATGGGATTGACAAATCAGCGATTGAAGCTGACATCAAATATGCCCAG CCTTCCTCGACACTGTCCAGTTACGTCTCAGCGTGCGCCTACTCTCCCAGCAACCAGTACGGGGTGTACAGCGGGCCTGCAGGCGGCTACGTGGCCCCGGGCCACCACCACTGGCAGGCACAGAGCCCGGCCCTGTCCCACCCAGGCAGCGGGATGAGCATGCACGCAGGGGAGATCCACTCGCCCATGGCCTTCAAGCACCAGTCCCGAGAAG ATAGGAAACCTCCCAGTCCCCTGAGCAAGCAACAGCAACAACACGAAGACTTGAACAGCGTGCATGGACTCAGTCTGGCTACCTCATCATCATAA